The genomic segment TCAAACTAATTTCTTCTAACATTTTGCCTTTTGTATGCATTTTAGGCAGAATACGAAAAATTGACTAAAATAGGAAACCGAATTATGACAAAACATTACGATTATTTAGCCATCGGTGGTGGTTCTGGTGGCATTGCGTCTATTAACCGTGCGGCGAGTTATGGTAAAAAATGTGCGATTATTGAAGCGAAACACTTAGGCGGAACTTGCGTGAATGTGGGCTGTGTGCCGAAGAAAGTGATGTTTTATGGCGCGCAAATTGCGGAAGCGATTAAGAGTTATGCGCCTGATTATGGTTTTGATGTCACGCTAAATCAGTTTGATTTTGCGAAATTAGTGGAAAGCCGTCAGGCGTATATTGGTCGCATTCATACTTCTTATAACAATGTATTAGCGAAAAATAACGTTGATGTGTTAAATGGTTTTGCTAAATTTGTGGATGCGAAAACCGTGGAAGTGCGTTATGCGGACGGTTCAACGGAACAAGTGACTGCGGATCATATTTTGATCGCAACCGGCGGTCGTCCGAGTATTCCGAATGTGAAAGGGGCGGAATATGGCATTGATTCAAACGGTGTATTTGCCTTGACTGAATTGCCAAAACGCGTGGCAATTGTTGGCGCAGGTTATATTGCTGTGGAGCTCGCCGGAGTATTTAATAGCCTTGGCGTGGAAAGTCATTTATTTGTGCGCCAACACGCGCCATTGCGTAATCAAGATCCATTAATTGTAGAAACCTTGCTTGAAGTATTAGCGCAAGATGGGATTCAACTGCACACCAAAGCAATTCCACAGGAAGTCGTAAAAAATGCGGACGGTTCTTTAACCTTAAAATTAGAAGATGGACGTGAAACCAACGTAGATTGCGTGGTTTGGGCGATTGGTCGTGAGCCTGCAACAGATGTGATTAACTTGGAAGCAACGGGCGTGGCAACCAACGAGCGCGGTTTTATCAAAGTGGATAAATTCCAAAATACCAATGTGGACGGTATTTATGCAGTAGGCGATATTATTGAAGACGGTATTGAATTAACGCCTGTGGCAGTAGCAGCGGGTCGCCGTTTATCAGAGCGTTTATTTAACAATAAGCCAAACGAGCATTTGGATTACAATCTTGTTCCAACAGTGGTATTCAGCCATCCGCCAATTGGCACCATTGGTTTAACTGAACCGAAAGCCATTGAAATGTATGGAGCAGAAAATGTGAAAGTGTATAAATCCTCTTTCACAGCAATGTACACCGCAGTCACACAACATCGCCAACCTTGCCGTATGAAGTTAGTGTGTGTAGGCAAAGAAGAAAAAGTTGTGGGTTTACATGGTATTGGTTTTGGTGTGGACGAAATGATTCAAGGCTTTGCGGTAGCAATTAAAATGGGGGCAACCAAAGCGGATTTTGATAATACCGTGGCAATTCACCCAACAGGGTCGGAAGAATTTGTGACTATGCGTTAATTAATCAAAATTTACTTTAATTTACAAATAGTTAGTTGACAAAGAGTTTGTAATGTTTAAAATGCAGACCACATAAAATATGTGGTCTTTTTTATTTCAGGGAACAAAATGAAGATGAAAAAATTATTTTTAGTTTTAGGTTTAAGTGTGACTCTTGTCGGTTGTGGTGAAAACGCAAAACAACCTGTGAAAGCGGATAACAATGCGGAAAAATCTGCAGTCGTATCCGATGTAAAAGAAATTGAAAAAGCCACTAAAGATATAAAAGAAACAGAAAAAGTAGCGAATGACGTAAAAGAAACTGAAAACACAGTAAATAATGTGAAAGATACAGCCGATAAAACAACGAGTCTAGAAGATAAAAGTGCGGTGATATCTGACGCAGTTTTGGACGATAAAGTACAAAAAAATGTTGAAAAACGCCCTTTGAAACCGGTAAAACAGCAATCTCAAGTACAACAAAAACAAATGCAAAAATCAGTACAGCGTAATGTCTCACAAGATGAAGGGATTGGAAAAGATGGCTTGTCTGCGGAAGAACGTCGTGTAGGGGCGCAATCTATTCAAGAATCCGTTTCGGAAAAAGTAAATAAGATTGAGTGCAGTTACCCGAATCTTTCTGCGGAAGAACGTCGCGTAAGTAATTGTAATTAAGAATAAAATGGCAGCTTAGGCTGCTATTTTATTTGCTCTTACCGAGTTGTGGATTAATGCGAAATTGCAGTGTTTCGATTGTAGGATATTGTTGCTGAATGAGATGGAGCAATTCTTGTTGGCGAAATAGAAATCCTTGACGGACAACAGCATTTGCAACATTGATAGCTAAACTTTTTTCGTTAATATTGACGATTTGATATAGCCCCTCGAATTGCGCAGGGAAAATATGCCTGATTTGTTGGTTTATTTCATTGATCAATAAGCCTTTTTTCATTACATCGGCAAGGCTAGATGTTTCAAGTAGATCTTTGATATTCATTGCTTTTTGATAACGTCGTATATTTTCCATAAAGTGTCTCTTACTGTTATCCTAATATTTACTGCACATTTTAGCGAATTTCCGCTATAATTTGACAGGTTTTTTGAGTTAAGCTGAACGAGTTAATTTTGAACAAAGTACATAATCGCGCTGTTTCAGGGCGTACGCATTTTTGGTCGCACATACTTTTTAGTATGATTGCGCTTTTTGCGTTGCCAAATGTACAAGGTATAGAATCTACGGATTCATCGCGATTTGAGTATCAAAATCAATCACTTCAGACTCAAGTGGTGTGCTCAACCTTTGTTCAGCAAGAACAACTCCAGCAGACTCAAACACCACGTCCTATTTTCCAATCTGAAAAACAGTGCGAATTTTCACCGCACTTTGATATCGATATTTTCGCCCCGCTTGCGCCAATTCGTGGCAGCCCATGCTTTTCTTAATGAACCGTGAACTTATTGTGTAACTTGTCATCCAAATGACAGGTTAAGTATTTATATTGAAATTAAAGAATTAAGAAAATCATTATGTTAAGAACAATTGCAACAAAAATTTTTGGTAGTCGTAACGATCGTATTTTACGTCGTTTAAATAAAGAAGTGAAAAAAATCAATGCGCTAGAGCCTGCATTTGAAGCGTTAAGTGATGAAGAATTAAAAGCAAAAACCGCAGAGTTTCGTGCACGTTTGGATAAGGGTGAAACTCTTGAACGTTTAATGCCAGAGGCTTTTGCTACTGTGCGTGAAGCCAGTAA from the [Actinobacillus] rossii genome contains:
- a CDS encoding Protein of uncharacterised function (DUF721), which translates into the protein MENIRRYQKAMNIKDLLETSSLADVMKKGLLINEINQQIRHIFPAQFEGLYQIVNINEKSLAINVANAVVRQGFLFRQQELLHLIQQQYPTIETLQFRINPQLGKSK
- the gor gene encoding glutathione reductase — translated: MTKHYDYLAIGGGSGGIASINRAASYGKKCAIIEAKHLGGTCVNVGCVPKKVMFYGAQIAEAIKSYAPDYGFDVTLNQFDFAKLVESRQAYIGRIHTSYNNVLAKNNVDVLNGFAKFVDAKTVEVRYADGSTEQVTADHILIATGGRPSIPNVKGAEYGIDSNGVFALTELPKRVAIVGAGYIAVELAGVFNSLGVESHLFVRQHAPLRNQDPLIVETLLEVLAQDGIQLHTKAIPQEVVKNADGSLTLKLEDGRETNVDCVVWAIGREPATDVINLEATGVATNERGFIKVDKFQNTNVDGIYAVGDIIEDGIELTPVAVAAGRRLSERLFNNKPNEHLDYNLVPTVVFSHPPIGTIGLTEPKAIEMYGAENVKVYKSSFTAMYTAVTQHRQPCRMKLVCVGKEEKVVGLHGIGFGVDEMIQGFAVAIKMGATKADFDNTVAIHPTGSEEFVTMR